A genomic window from Camelina sativa cultivar DH55 chromosome 2, Cs, whole genome shotgun sequence includes:
- the LOC104756643 gene encoding serine/threonine-protein kinase At3g07070-like, protein MRKSPIPQGLEQPTRVLNWGMRMRIAEGVAEGLIYLHDVLKVINQDVKAGNILLDANFVPKLTDFGLATKVVVNRSGVEKRSKITELKGTMGYIAPEAEQSHWVSTKYDVYSYGVFLIVLFTGRRPYNQNQNETVPEDKRKLTDWFLRVWARYGDVPEAADTALGNAYSVEGFKRIFQIARLCISADPKARPPMRDVVTMVRQAAVFPVRVVPLVERRHTV, encoded by the exons ATGAGGAAGAGTCCGATACCTCAAGGTCTAGAGCAGCCAACTCGGGTTTTGAATTGGGGGATGAGGATGAGAATTGCTGAGGGTGTAGCTGAAGGTCTGATATATCTACACGACGTGCTAAAAGTGATCAACCAAGACGTCAAGGCTGGGAATATTCTACTTGATGCGAACTTTGTGCCGAAGCTGACTGATTTTGGATTGGCGACTAAAGTCGTTGTAAACAGAAGCGGCGTTGAGAAGCGGAGCAAGATCACTGAGTTGAAGGGAACTATGGGATACATCGCACCAGAAGCAGAGCAGTCCCACTGGGTTTCGACCAAGTACGATGTCTATAGCTATGGAGTTTTTCTGATTGTGCTTTTCACCGGAAGGAGACCTTATAATCAGAATCAGAATGAAACTGTTCCTGAGGATAAACGGAAACTCACTGATTGG tttTTGCGAGTGTGGGCTAGGTATGGGGATGTGCCTGAGGCAGCTGATACTGCGCTCGGTAATGCGTATTCGGTCGAAGGTTTCAAGAGAATATTTCAGATTGCGAGGCTGTGTATTAGCGCAGACCCAAAGGCACGGCCTCCCATGCGTGATGTGGTAACGATGGTTCGTCAAGCTGCAGTTTTCCCGGTCAGAGTGGTGCCCCTGGTGGAAAGGAGGCATACGGTATAA
- the LOC104756618 gene encoding putative F-box protein At5g60060, with product MESSSSLLPSQWSNLPLDILELISNCLDHDGSSDTVDLICLRSVCATWRLFLPLSDNKNSLSKFPKYLPFWSSSSSSTSGFFILKQSSVYKLEAPLMNSSTWLVKLQETTSPGKMRVLDLFSNDRISFLPEKFPENIDLQEFHVRLVRRAYRMEYANNGGGEMSSCFWSLNSEKVVILSSGEEGSATAIMAIHSGGKLGFLKSGNEERWRILDNSWNVIYEDIMMLHRENCCIVVDDKGKTVIYDVDFKVSDLGHLAEGLVGGGGHKKHLVEPPGGEVLLVDKYVKRVWSISEQSKSAVEFRVYKLNREEKRWEEVRELGDVALFIGDDCSYSVQIPARDFAGGCIFYKDYRNGGRSRGVCCDGDGLFNVDFEMQGNFVFPIKPNCFGP from the exons atggagtcttcttcttcacttcttccttCTCAATGGTCTAATCTTCCTCTAGATATACTTGAGTTGATCTCAAATTGTCTTGACCACGACGGCTCATCAGACACCGTTGATCTCATCTGTCTCCGTTCTGTTTGCGCCACGTGGcgtctctttcttcctctctccgACAACAAAAACAGTC tttCAAAATTCCCAAAGTATCTTCCTTTTtggtcatcttcttcatcatcaacctcTGGTTTCTTCATTCTGAAACAGAGCAGTGTCTATAAACTCGAAGCTCCTTTAATGAATTCGAGTACTTGGCTTGTTAAGCTCCAAGAGACAACATCTCCAGGGAAAATGCGAGTCTTGGATCTCTTCTCAAACGACAGAATCAGTTTCTTGCCTGAGAAGTTCCCGGAAAATATCGATTTGCAGGAGTTTCATGTGAGATTGGTTCGTAGAGCTTATCGTATGGAGTACGCAAACAATGGTGGTGGCGAGATGTCTTCTTGTTTCTGGTCACTGAACTCCGAGAAAGTTGTGATCTTGTCTTCAGGGGAAGAAGGCTCGGCGACGGCGATAATGGCGATTCACAGTGgtgggaaattagggtttttgaagaGTGGAAACGAAGAAAGATGGAGAATTTTGGATAATTCGTGGAATGTGATCTACGAGGACATAATGATGTTGCACAGAGAGAACTGTTGCATCGTTGTAGACGACAAGGGTAAAACCGTAATTTACGATGTGGATTTCAAGGTTTCGGATTTGGGCCATTTGGCTGAAGGTTTGGTCGGAGGAGGTGGTCACAAGAAGCATCTAGTGGAGCCTCCTGGCGGAGAAGTGTTGCTTGTTGATAAATACGTGAAACGTGTCTGGTCCATATCAGAGCAGTCGAAATCTGCGGTggagtttagagtttataagctgaatagagaagagaagagatgggAAGAGGTGAGAGAATTGGGAGACGTGGCTCTGTTTATAGGAGATGACTGTTCTTACTCCGTTCAGATTCCGGCCAGAGATTTCGCCGGAGGTTGTATTTTCTATAAAGATTATAGAAACggaggaagaagcagaggagtATGCTGTGACGGTGATGGACTCTTCAATGTGGACTTTGAGATGCAGGGTAATTTTGTGTTTCCTATTAAGCCCAATTGTTTTGGCCCATAA
- the LOC104756633 gene encoding probable receptor-like protein kinase At3g55450, giving the protein MAESAKFIAAISQEFIRYEPQKSCTLLVGAAKVHAHGDDFSGLGDFLAEITTLREADHPNVIKLLGKHYGVQNTALVYQFMPNGSLDHHLFANARQVQGLTQETRVLDWDTRMRIAVGVAEGLVYVHQGLSSIHRDVNATNIVLDDNFVPKLTGFGTAVNIAYDEDGVEMQMEVSKNGTDGYLAPETENFGLVSTKSDVYSYGVFLLELFTGWKAYDRERPEANKKLTDMLMPLLSLMTRLEQSPIVVDVALGKKYSAQGSNRIFETARMCLNAQPFERPAMDSVETSVREAAAYLVPEEKPQVKDRRCST; this is encoded by the exons ATGGCAGAGTCGGCAAAGTTTATCGCTGCAATTTCCCAAGAATTCATAAGGTATGAACCCCAAAAGTCGTGTACTCTATTG GTTGGAGCTGCAAAGGTTCATGCTCATGGCGACGACTTTTCTggtcttggtgatttcttggcaGAGATTACAACGTTACGTGAAGCTGATCACCCGAATGTGATTAAACTTCTCGGCAAACACTACGGCGTGCAAAACACTGCCCTTGTCTACCAATTCATGCCTAATGGCTCTCTTGACCACCATCTCTTTG cAAATGCGAGGCAAGTTCAGGGTCTAACACAAGAAACTCGGGTTTTGGATTGGGACACGAGGATGAGAATTGCTGTGGGTGTAGCCGAAGGTCTGGTTTACGTACACCAGGGGCTTTCCTCGATTCACAGAGATGTCAATGCCACAAACATTGTGCTTGATGACAATTTTGTCCCGAAGCTGACTGGTTTTGGAACCGCGGTTAATATCGCTTACGATGAAGATGGTGTTGAGATGCAGATGGAGGTCAGTAAGAATGGAACTGACGGATACCTCGCACCGGAAACAGAGAACTTCGGGTTGGTTTCGACCAAGTCCGATGTCTATAGCTATGGAGTTTTTCTGTTAGAGCTTTTCACCGGATGGAAAGCTTATGATCGGGAGAGACCTGAAGCGAATAAGAAACTCACTGATATG TTAATGCCACTGTTGAGTCTGATGACTAGATTGGAGCAATCGCCTATTGTAGTTGATGTTGCGCTCGGTAAGAAGTACTCGGCTCAAGGTTCAAACAGAATATTTGAAACTGCGAGGATGTGTTTAAACGCGCAGCCATTTGAACGGCCTGCAATGGATTCTGTGGAAACATCGGTTCGTGAAGCTGCAGCTTACCTGGTCCCAGAGGAGAAGCCCCAGGTGAAAGATAGACGTTGTTCGACATAA
- the LOC104756626 gene encoding probable serine/threonine-protein kinase RLCKVII has protein sequence MSNRFMCCLGGGSASQVVQDPEELPQPPQPPEPSDSSDSSGPTDSSGSSDDEGFVKFRWNEIVQGTEDFKITHLIGQGKVGKLYRCNFPRIHKVGAAKVNHGKTPGLGEFLAEIRTLREADHPNVIKLLGKHDGKTNTALVYQFMPNGSLDHHLFANARQVQGLTQETRVLDWDTRMRIAVGVAEGLVYVHQGLSSIHRDVKAKNIVLDDNFVPKLTGFGTVTKIVYDEDGVEMQRKISKKGTEGYLAPETENFGLVSTKSDVYSYGVFLLVLFTGRKANDDRERPEAKKKLTDWLMSVLTRLEYAPMVVDVALGKKYSAQGLNRIFETARMCLNAQPLERPAMDFVETLVRESAAYLVPEEQPQVKERRCST, from the exons ATGTCCAA TCGTTTCATGTGCTGTCTCGGTGGCGGAAGCGCAAGTCAAGTAGTGCAAGATCCAGAGGAACTACCGCAACCACCACAACCACCGGAGCCATCAGATTCATCTGATTCATCGGGACCAACAGATTCATCGGGAAGTAGTGACGACGAAG GTTTCGTTAAATTTCGATGGAATGAGATCGTTCAAGGAACCGAGGACTTTAAGATAACACATTTGATTGGCCAAGGCAAAGTCGGCAAACTCTATCGCTGCAATTTCCCAAGAATTCATAAG GTTGGAGCTGCAAAGGTTAATCATGGCAAGACGCCTGGTCTTGGTGAGTTCTTGGCAGAGATTAGAACGTTACGTGAAGCTGATCACCCAAATGTGATTAAACTTCTCGGCAAACACGACGGCAAGACAAACACTGCCCTTGTCTACCAATTCATGCCTAATGGCTCTCTTGACCACCATCTCTTTG cAAATGCGAGGCAAGTTCAGGGTCTAACACAAGAAACTCGGGTTTTGGATTGGGACACGAGGATGAGAATTGCTGTGGGTGTAGCCGAAGGTCTGGTTTACGTACACCAGGGGCTTTCTTCGATTCATAGAGATGTCAAAGCCAAAAACATTGTGCTTGACGACAATTTTGTCCCGAAGCTGACTGGTTTTGGAACCGTGACTAAGATCGTTTACGATGAAGACGGTGTTGAGATGCAGAGGAAGATCAGTAAGAAAGGAACTGAAGGATACCTCGCACCGGAAACAGAGAACTTCGGGTTGGTTTCGACCAAGTCCGATGTCTATAGCTATGGAGTTTTTCTGTTAGTGCTTTTCACCGGAAGGAAAGCTAATGATGATCGGGAGAGACCTGAAGCGAAAAAGAAACTCACTGATTGG TTAATGTCAGTGTTGACTAGATTGGAGTATGCGCCTATGGTTGTTGATGTTGCGCTCGGTAAGAAGTATTCGGCTCAAGGTTTAAACAGAATATTTGAAACTGCGAGGATGTGTTTAAACGCGCAGCCACTTGAACGGCCTGCAATGGATTTTGTGGAAACGTTGGTTCGTGAATCTGCAGCTTACCTGGTCCCAGAGGAGCAGCCCCAGGTGAAAGAGAGACGTTGTTCGACATAA